Genomic window (Vigna radiata var. radiata cultivar VC1973A chromosome 1, Vradiata_ver6, whole genome shotgun sequence):
TACTAACGACTTTAACGTGAATAGTATAAATAAACCATACAAAATGCTTAAGTTTAATacgtatattttttaattttatatttcaaatatttaaatcacaAATACAATAGAGAGAAACAATCCACTAAATTACTagaatcatttaaaattttgaacaatttcaataaaaaaattataacaaaaataaattataaatttcgtcttgctaaatcaattttataaaattaaattgagtttaTAATTCATTATCTAAGATGATATTaagattatcaaaattattcataagatgatatatataatgtctttaaacaaaaagtttattaaaattcaatcttaaaaaatataatttaaatctaaccaTCATTCTAGTTGATATTAGATCTTCTacataacttttaatataaaaattaaataaaaaaaaatggaagaaagtatataaataacttGTTATAGCATTCTCGTATGTATTTAATAactactaataatttttttttaaataagatgaGAAGTTATTTGTATATCAATAATGATACTATATGAACAATCAAAATTTTGATCAAGAATTAAAAACAACGTTCTGAGAAAGAAAACATTTGTAAAcccaaataattattaaaaaaaatatgaaatttaaggAATTGTaaatcagattaaaaaaataaaaaaaatatttcaattaaattctaGTATTGTCCATAACCTGTGAACTGGTCACGATTTGATACTGTTTGTCTCGTGTGCATTGCAAGTGTTAcaatttatttcctttataAATAGAGCTTCAATTTCCCGCTATGCCAACTGCAGAAAATCTCTTATTCTCTTCaaaccatcttcttcttcttcttcaccaactAACTTTGCATCTCTGTTTTCTCTTTCGAAAATGAAGAACATGCACACGAATCTAAAGACCATTGCATTGATCCTTGCAATAGCATTTTCTGTCTTGTCTTCAAGCTGCACTGCCACACGTGTCAGCCTCGGGAGGAAACTCAAAGCAGCTTCTGCTACTTTTAATGTATTGGACTATGGTGCCAAAGGTGATGGCCATGCAGATGATACAAAGGTGAttgatttttcaattcaaaCCAGTTGTTCATTGGTTTGGGATTAGACAAAGCTTTTAACGATGACTCTGATACCAcgttagaagtggattttaagcttaactcaatcccacaaaatcaACTTGTAGGATGAGGTTTGCACACACCTATATACACttaattggtcttatctctagtcgatattgGACTTTCAAAGATGAATTTTATACCAATTTATatgttatgatttattttaggTAAAATCTTTAACACATATTAGAATTCTAAGTATAAGTTTAAGTCTCACtgatataaataagaaaacattgtGAAGACTTATTAATCTATATGTTAAGGTTTTGGATACAAAATGATGTGAATATCTTATGTGATTGAACTCGTGTTTCAGTGATGTTGTATTTCTCGAGTTTTAGTGTTTCTTTCattagtttttccatttttgagTATTAACTTGTAGCAGACAAAAAATTATGCAGGCCTTTGAAGGAGCATGGGAAGCTGCTTGTAAGGTGGAAGGTTCAACAATGGTTGTTCCATATGGTTCTGTATTTTTGGTGAAACCAGTCTCTTTCTCAGGTCCTAACTGTGAGCCAAACATTGCTTTCCAGGTGAAGACATTATCCTCCTTCTTATTCTTTCCATTTTTCTCTCTGATACAAGACAAACACTAAAACATAGGTCAAACACCCTTTTCAagttttttagaaaatctttgtttttttcatttcattcctTTGTATAATGACATACAAAGAAGACAAAAAGGTGAAGACATTTGTATTGAAATCAAACCagttaaaagaaaaaccacTCTTTAAAATGTTGTCACATTGTAGGATCTTACTTCATatgtcaatttctttttttggttAAGAGTGTTGAAAGATATTTCTGAATCACCTTTTTTGATTTACAAGATAcaacttttatatttactaattgCATATGGTCATAAAAAAACACTTGCAGTTAGATGGAAAAATCATTGCACCTACAAGCTCTGCAGCTTGGGGCTCTGGCACCCTGCAATGGCTTGAATTTACAAAGCTTAAAAAGATCACAATTAGAGGTAAAGGTGTCATTGATGGCCAAGGCTCTGTTTGGTGGAATGACTCACCCACTTCCACCACAGAAGTCATGTTGGAAAGCAGTGGAAGACTTCCAAGCACAAAACCAACAGTAAGAATACTCCTTGCATCCTTAAAATTCTCATTTCTTTATAATACGACCAGAATTCAAGTGTTAGTCTAAGTCtcgtatttaataaaaatgatcgAAAATAGTATCAGAATTTTACTAAGGAATATCATATATAGTGTGAGTGTTGGAAGTCCAAAATTGATTAGaaataagactaatttaaaatatacaagtaGATGTTAAACCAGTTCTGtgaaattgaattagacttaaaatctacGTCTTAGtcagttttgtgagattgaattagacttaaaatctacGTCTTAACTGTTAGAAGATCACGTAGTTTATACTTGAAACTAAAATTCTGATGTGTTCTGTTATTTAGGCTCTGAGGTTCTATGGAAGTGATGGTGTAACAGTGACAGGAATAACAATTCAGAACAGCCAACAGACACATCTGAAGTTTGATTCAAGCACAAACGTTCAAGTGTTTGATATAAACGTTTCATCACCCGGTGATAGCCCCAACACTGATGGAATTCATCTGCAGAACTCACAGAATGTGGTCATCTACAGCAGCACACTTGCTTGTGGTAAGCATGCATGGTTCTAAAACATAATCAAAATCTCAGAAAAACATCATTTTCATCATATCTCACATTAACAGGTTTCAGACACTGATGTCACAAACAATGTTCCATCTCGTgatgattgaaaattttaatccCAAAATGGGTCCATTGTCTCAACTTGTATAAGTCACAATCCATTATAGTATAACTTCTAACTACCATTCTATGAGAGAAACAgcataaaataaagagaaattaatatattattacaaacaCTATCTCTTCTCGTGAATGgcaaaaaagtaaacaatataatttacCAATTGTTCATGCTATTAGaccagcaaaataaaataaaggaaaatattataatataacagGGAGACTAATGTCATCTGATTGTTCTAAGGTGAATTTTTTGCATTATaagtaaatttcttttatattaattacggTGAATTGTTTATGTCAAgagtaatttataataattgaaatttgcTTCAACTTATTTATACTTAATTCTTTGGTTACAGCTCAATTTTTAGTAGATGACAATGTAAAATAGCATTATactatggattttttttaaacttaaatatgaataaaaatacttaattttcttCTGATTAAAAATGTTggttaattaaattattcacaTAAAAGATGACATTttctaaacaatattttaaattttatgtatttatatatttgacttAAAAAGTATTTTGGAATGATGACATAACACAGAATTGAGTTGATAGAACATTTTACTTTATGTAAAtctatcaattttataaagCTTTTGCTTATACATCAATCAGTTGAAATTTTTTGTAGCTAAATTCTGCATAAATTTCTCCAATCTTTGGAAAGAAACAAGTTTGAAGTGTGAAACATGGTGAAGAACTTGGTGTGAGTAAAATCTGTGTTGTTAAATTGTGCAGGTGATGACTGCATATCCATTCAAACTGGTTGCTCAGACGTATATGTTCATAACGTGAATTGTGGACCTGGCCATGGAATCAGCATTGGAAGTCTTGGCAAAGAGAACACCAAAGCCTGTGTTAGAAACATCACTGTTCGAGATGTCACAATCAAGAACACCCTCACTGGTGTTAGAATCAAAACATGGCAGGTAAACATCAAATATCCTCagcttttctgtttctttcggCGGCTCGGtacatcgactagaaataagactaacttattatatatatagttgattTTTTAGAAGTTTAGAAACAAGACTAATTTAGAATATACACGGAAATACAAACCTTATCTTATGTAGActgtaaaattgaaaattgttgaTGTTTTTTCGTATGTAGGGTGGCTCTGGCTCGGTGCAAAACATAATGTTCTCAAACGTTCAAGTTTCTGGAGTTGAAACTCCAATCTCCATCGATCAATACTATTGTGATGGTGGAAAATGCAGGAATGAGTCATCAGCAGTGGCAGTGTCAGGCATACAGTATGTGAACATAAAAGGAACATACACAAAAGAGCCAATTTATTTTGCATGCAGTGATAGCTTACCATGCACTGGCATAACCCTTGACACCATTCAGCTACAAGCATCTCAAAACCCTAACAATGTACCCTTTTGTTGGGAAGCATTTGGAGAATTGAAGACCAAAACAGTCCCTCCTGTCGAATGTCTTCAGAGTGGAAACCCTTCAAAATCAGGATTTGCTTCCAACATTGATTCTTGCTGATCATTTATCACCACTATACTATGTTAGGGTTACATAGATCAATATAATACATCATAGAAAGTTGTTCTTAGTGGTTGCTTATCATGATATATATGTTAGTAGTAGTTCATATTCTTGTATTATATGTAATTTGGGGTGAGGATTTAGAAGcctatatatatttagattgaAAAGTTTATGATGTAGAAAAAATGTGTTTAGCCatatatgaattatataataGATTTTCACATCTAcatgtatattttgttttctgataTTAAGAACTTGTGCTTTAAgctttataaaattgatttattaagGTGAAATTCacattaatttgtatatttaaatattttctaaaagaaaaatataattctttcttcaatatataaaaaatatagaacaatatttatataaaaatctgaaacacaattttcaaaattaaattatagtggaaggagaagaaaatatttggtttaatacctattttggtccctcggTTTATAGGGTTTGTTCAAAATCGTcctatcttttaaaaaagttcaataaagtcctatatttcgttaaaaaatattcaataaggTCCTTTTGGCTCACGATGTTAAGTTTAACGATACAGTTGCCACCATGGTCAAAAGCGAGTGACTTGTCGAGTTTGATTAATACATGGCACGATATATTTCACTgtgtaaataaaaaagaatttaaatgatATAAGCTAGGTTTAAGTCAGGTTCCTAGAGCAGGTTCCGTAGATCGAGATCAATGGATTTGGGAGGGCGAAGAATCCGCCGACGTCCAAGGCGCGGATAAAGTCAATGACGACTATGCAAATCGCCGAGTCTCAGGTCGTGACAGAGGCACACTGCGTTGTTTGCAAAGTGGCCTTCGAAGCAAGCGTCACCGGAGAGCAGAGTTGCAAGCCAGATCGAAGAGGAAGCAATAAGGTTGACCATATGGAGGCTGCCTAGCGGCGAATTTGAAGTGGGTAGGTTCACCGGCGAGAGCCACTTGTACACGGAGATGAAGAATGGTGGGAATTCGAGCGAAGGTTCTAGGAGAATCTCTCTGTCAGTTGGAAGCGGGAGAGTGAGGGAAAGTCGAGGTAGAATTGGCAAAATGTTCCGGAATTGGTTTGGAAAATTGGGGCTTTGACTAAAAGCTGTAGCCTTTCAACTTTGCTCTTCAATAGAAGAAGAAGTTCCACAAGAACATGGGTTTTGGAAGATTGATTTGGATGGAGTTGTATTTTGAAAGcaagttttcaaatttcaattttcgaGTTGAGATTCTTACTGTAAATAGGCATAAAAGTGGGTATTATGTAGTTAGAAGTCTCTTTGCAATAGATGAAGTGGGTACTATTCTTTCTCCAGAATTCATCACCGAAGGGGACTTCAAAGAGAGATTGCTCTTGCTGCATACCACACCATTGGGGAAAAAGTTATGCTCTTACAACagaatgattattattaaacCTAGCTTAggtaatttaaatttcttttaaaaatttacacaGTGAAATATCCACGTATTCTTCAAACTTGACAGGTCACTCACTTTTGTCTACGGTGACAACTGTACCGTTAAATTTTTAATGCCGTGAGCCAAAAGAAccttattgaatattttttaacaaaatataggTTTTACTAGactttttaaaaggtaggaCGATTTTGAAGAAACCCTACAAACCGAGTgaccaaaataagtattaaatcaacatattttataaGGACACTGATACATTGAAACATTCACGTGACACATTGACGTGACAAAAATACTCGAATGATATGGTAGTGTTCAGTCTTTTGTTCAAAAAATACCCTTTCATtcttaataaatgttaaaaagaagTGAGATTCATGGTGTCATATGAATGCTTTTTTAAGAGTCCTaactttttccattttataataaataaataaacataagtatcattctttaatttttaaagtataaatatttctttcaatcTTGGTATactataagaatttaaaattacagATTTGCAAAGTATTCCTAACTAAGactatttaaaaattgattaagttaACCCATTAAAGAGACAAGAAAAAATggacatttttatttaatcaatcaAACCAGTTGAACGGCTAAAATACTTAGGTTGcttatttatgttcaattttaacgtattaaaataaatttaatctgttatttttgcttttatatatatatatatatatatatatatatatatatatatataagtatttaactttatagaaataataattaaaatatcatgtgAATTgcgttaatgttatatttatataatttttttaataaatattagtgaAAAAACTATATATGTGCATCGATATTCACTTtataacaaaaaagaataataaaattataattataaaattaaatataaataatttttatttatttagtaaatgattttatttatttaatttagaaaaaatagatAAAGAAGATGGCATATCAAAGTTTTAAACAGTCTCCTTTGTTCAAGCTGTGCATTATTGGCTCATCTTACTTTAGAATGTATTGAGAGCTTAAGAttaattgatgttgattttGTTAAGTAATTAAGATTTCGTTAATTTAATCTCTTCCCACATCATTAGTATTAATTCCAtcattataagattttttttatcaacttcaTAATTATCATCCATTGATTTAGACTTTATTATGTGAACGACGACGTTTTGACTAAAATTTGGCGCGAGCGACGACGCCGTATTGAAGACTCTTGTTATGAAATAACACTGGGAAGGAAAACTGAACTCCCTCTCTCTTTCTGTCATTCTCCAAGAACAAAAAATCTCTATTCACTCTTCTCTTGGAAATCGAGAAGAGGTAAACAAATTCATCTTCTCCACCTTTCGGCTTCTCTCAATTTCTTTCCATGcaacgatttttttttctgttccgATTATGGATTCATTATTTATTAGCTTTCAATTGATTATGATAACTGCTATTTTTGTatctgattttaatttttgagtTGGTGATGGATCTGCTACGGCGTGATTGATTGTGTGATTTGGACAGTGAATTGGAGTGAGAGAAGATGGGGTTGTCGTTCACGAAGCTGTTCAGCAGTTTGTTTGCGAAGAAGGAAATGAGGATTCTGATGGTAGGTCTCGATGCTGCTGGTAAGACAACCATCTTGTACAAGCTCAAGCTTGGAGAAATCGTCACCACTATCCCCACCATAGGTAATTTCACTATCTCACTAttagttttcctttttaataaatacttcATCTAACAtgcttttcttactttttttttttactgtactTTGTATTAgagttataatttattattattattattattattattaacagtAGTAGTATACTAATACTAATAGTAGTAGTATATCagtaatattactattattaatggTAATTCAAGATTTGAATCCATGCTGACTAGACGTCCACACTCAGGGTTTGGTACATGGTTGTCTCTGAAGAAAAACGCTGtagaaaactaaagaaaattaattaaaattgtgtaCATCCTCACCAAAAATTGGTTTTACATATTAGCCTACTGTTAGTGATTTTTGAGTATGTGGAAAGTTGAACTTTCACAGAAACTGATGGATAGCCAGGGGTGAtatttgtgttattattttttgtcatggGAATTGTTGGAGAATCTAGTATCACTAGTGATATGACTAAATTAAAGCATACTAGCGAGAGATAGCTCACACCTTCCAATTAGGTATTGTAGTATTGATGTAGCTCTAAACCCAAAGTTTGAGCTGGTAACAGTCTATCCTATTAACTGTTGGTGGGCTTACTGGCCGTCATTGGACCACTTGCAAATGTCCTGTCTTGCAAACTTGACACCCTTGAGATGTCCATTTCTCAGTGTAAGGGGTCCTTGGAGATCCTAAtttattgattcatttttcacttattaattttttactatgATATTTTTGGCACTTGTGCAATGATATTATTAATGTGgaaatttaaacattataaattagGTTTGCTAGAGCAGTATTCCCTCTTTTGATTGTACAAGTATAAATTACTAAATTAGatccacatttttttttgtaggaTTTAATGTTGAGACTGTGGAGTACAAGAACATCAGCTTCACTGTTTGGGATGTCGGTGGTCAGGACAAGGTAAAACTGCACTTTCTGTCTCTATCTGCTTGTTTGTTCCTATCCTAATTGTAAAAAGAGCTAGTATAGTCATGCAATGGCTATGACTCTCAATCTTAAAGTGTCTTTCATGTTATACTTCCTGACTCTATTCAAGGCTTTTATTTGCACGATCTCAGCACCTGGTTTGATTGATCTATGGAGTTGAGGACTCTCTGTCAATTTGCCGCtggattttatatttcttaCGAAGGCTTGGTTGGGGAAGTGGATTAGCTTTGCTTAAGCCTTTCTCTCCTGCATATtactatataaatttattaatgtgAATTTACTgctatattatttcttttttggaaTCACTGATGGACCTGTCTTCTTTTGGTTGATATTTAGTATTCTCTAAGCAAGTTTAAACATTATTCATATCTGTGTAGGATGTTCTGTTAGTGCCTCATGTTGTTTAttcaattgtttaattttttctgtTATGAGGGTTTATGCAATTTTGCTATAATTTTAGTTGCTATATGCAGATTCGTCCACTATGGAGGCATTATTTCCAGAACACTCAGGGTCTCATTTTTGTGGTTGATAGCAATGATCGAGACCGAGTGGTTGAGGCAAGGGATGAGTTGCACAGGATGCTGAATGAGGTATATTTTTATAGGCATCCCGATTCCTGATAGAGCACCTGTGATAAATTgatagaaattttattaaatcacaTCAAAATATAACTGTTTGTGTTGTGCCCCGGTTACATGACTTGAACAGATACTGTTCTCTGCCCTGAATTTAGAATTATAACGCACATGGCTTCCTCATCACACGCTACTcctatattaaacaaataaaataagtgcCACAGGGCATAACTGCTCATAACTGCTCCTATATCTTAGTATTTTGTGTTCTTACTGATTTTCTTTCATGATGTTTAAGTCTTTTGATAATCATTTTAGGGGAAGAGGGAGTCTTATTGCTAAGTGTGTTATCTAGAAATTTGTCCATTCTTTTCTATGTTGCTTTTTTTGGGGTTAGACTAAGATATAATTTTTGCCCATTGTGAGCTGTACATAGGAATAATTCCCCTTTGACGATTTGTTATATATTCCCTCCCCCAAAATGGTGGCTTCCCATTCACAAGGATTTGAATTTGTTCCTAGTACCAAGGGAGCTTCAGAGGTTTGGTCTAGCCTTATAACTCTTgtttactttattctttttattgattgCTTTCCAACATTTTCAGTTTTTCGATCTCTATCTAAAGCCCTAAGACTAGCCACACTACCtcttattaaaagtattttagtcTTGACTCTGATTGTTTATCATCTACAAATTAacatttcttctcaatttttctGTGAAGTCTGACAATTACTTGTAGAGACATCTTGTTTGCTAgccatattttttaattttcttcatgaaagtttgtttttttttcaaatgccaaaaagagaaaacacacaaaaaagaaaaggaatgaaAGGTGTTTTACTTATTATATTATGCATTGATTtgggatttttttaattatcattttttccCTTAAAAGAAGCTCTGTTGATTTGATGGATATAATTCGAGTGCTTGTTGCAATACTGACTTATTGACCTTAAATTTCTTGTTGTTATGACTCAACACCCTTCCGTTGTCCTAAAATATACCTGCCCTGTTGCTTTTCTAGTGCAATATGCAGCTTTCTGtgcaataatataaaataaaaaatctgtcCTACAATCCCTACATTCTAAATGTCCAATCCTAGAGGTGAAGGAGAGGGTGTTGAGATCTGATATCAACTATAGATGTGAAGTAGAGCTTATAAAATGTTGAGCAAGGCCATATGAGTTAGTTTTTGGGTTGAGACCCAACccaaattgaaaataatgtaaGTAATGGATTTTGGTATTGAATAATGTGGCAGTATATTGGAAATTTATTAGGGTAGTTTTTGAATCTGAATGTTGATTTTTTTCAGGATGAACTTAGAGATGCTGTTTTGCTTGTTTTTGCCAACAAGCAAGATCTTCCTAATGCAATGAATGCTGCAGAAATAACCGACAAGCTTGGTCTTCATTCACTCCGTCAACGCCACTGGTATGAATATATGGTCTTTATCTAAAAGTTTTCATTACTTATACTGACTATTTGAATTTTCTTGAATATACATGAGAGGAACTTTCGTTGATTAGTCTGTAACTTCAGTGCTATATTTAATTTGACCAAAGAGATTTGAATGTGTGAGCAACCCCTTCTCATTCAATGGCTTGATTTATTTCAGGTATATCCAGAGCACTTGTGCAACTTCTGGAGAGGGTCTCTATGAGGGTCTGGAGTGGCTTTCCAACAACATTGCCAGCAAGGTAAGTCTGGATGCTATAgctctaattaaaattttattgttaggATGACACTATTTGCGTGATTTGGTTTCTTGTCTTTTATAATTGCCTTCCCtcctgtgtttttttttttaacattattgatTGATGTTTAAGTATGTAAATAATTGAAAGGGAGAAAATGAATACATATTTCGGGTGGTAAGTTTCcaatttttttgtgttcaaaTACAAAcctctagaaaaaaaaaagttacattaaaatgtagttaaattaatttttaaatcagatCTTAAACACTTTTGgttatatttaagattttcttaGTTCTTAAgaactattttataaaacagattttaaaaataatattttagatatataGAAGTGGGATAAGATGTGTGTCTAAGGAAGAACACGAGGAATAAAAAAGCAAAGTAAAAAACCTAACAACTAAAAGTTTGTGTTcttctttgtttgttttaagTACTGAAAATGGTTTGAAACTATCTGAAAACTGGTTTTAGATTTAAGTTCTTTCGAAACGTGAAATTAACTACTAAATTGAACAACATCGATCCAAGTAAaactaaaatgtataaatagcAAAACCTGTTTTGCTACAAAAAtgtcttttattgcttttaacAATGGAAAAAGCTCTAGTTAAATCGTTAATAGCGTGTGTATGTTAtgttataatttagatttttctACTTACCAATTTTTCCTGTTTTCTTAGGCATgagacatttgaaaaaaaatggttttgcCTTGAGATTTCATGCAAGTCTGGCGGTTCTTGGTGAAAGATACTTATGTTTGATATAGTTAAGGTTGTAATAGTTGAACACTTATTATAAGTATTGTATTTTGTGGTAACTTGGTTTTGTGTGAATGCTTAAATTAGCTAATACTTTTAGCTATAATAATTGGAACTTTTGTTCGTGTtcgttttgtttgtttgatatatatatatatatatatataatacacacACGAAAGGATACTcccatattttaaaagttaaaagaaatgttaaaattcaatttttttttacctttttttattaaaatcttatataataCTCccataatttttatcatttaaaacattttcacttttttttatcaaaaatactctttatttagataaaagttactaaaatcaaaagaataattagCTTGTATTTTTACAATGAGAGTCACATAATCCTCTATATAaacaaaccaatataaaaatctaaaatgcatttttctttcattctttttaactctttaaattacatattttaaacttgttgactgacatgttggagaatgattgaGAATTCGACAATAAAGTATTTCGTGAAAAGTATGTCTAATCAATCAACACTCttaacacattttctttttatcatattagAGGTTATTTTTggtaataattataaaaaaaattaatatataatttactttttcccTTTTGTATTTGAACTACTTTCATAAGAATAAGAAATCaacataactaaaaataaaataacaaattataaccTAAAGAATATCAATATCTCCTAATAAAAGATTACCCtaattaaaaggattaaatgtACATAacataaactatatataatcGTTATGATGAAAGAGTTTACATCAACTACAGTCAAAGGTGTCCTATTCCCTTTTTAAATAtaggtacatacaatttgtatgttATTCCAACTCAGGTGTTCTATTCCAAgttaaaagttttcaaaaataggtACATACAATTAATATGTTATTCCAACTCATGTAATTTATacagtttatttttataaatagaaggTTGTGAgaagaattttcaaattttcaaaaattattttacaatttcaatctttagtctttatatatatatatatatatatatatatattattaggatTATTATTTGGTtcacttgtattatcaattttataacattttttttaatagttttatattattagatagatgttataaatattatttattatttagttttaaattaatatgtaatatatagtgattaaattaaat
Coding sequences:
- the LOC106768182 gene encoding polygalacturonase At1g48100; its protein translation is MKNMHTNLKTIALILAIAFSVLSSSCTATRVSLGRKLKAASATFNVLDYGAKGDGHADDTKAFEGAWEAACKVEGSTMVVPYGSVFLVKPVSFSGPNCEPNIAFQLDGKIIAPTSSAAWGSGTLQWLEFTKLKKITIRGKGVIDGQGSVWWNDSPTSTTEVMLESSGRLPSTKPTALRFYGSDGVTVTGITIQNSQQTHLKFDSSTNVQVFDINVSSPGDSPNTDGIHLQNSQNVVIYSSTLACGDDCISIQTGCSDVYVHNVNCGPGHGISIGSLGKENTKACVRNITVRDVTIKNTLTGVRIKTWQGGSGSVQNIMFSNVQVSGVETPISIDQYYCDGGKCRNESSAVAVSGIQYVNIKGTYTKEPIYFACSDSLPCTGITLDTIQLQASQNPNNVPFCWEAFGELKTKTVPPVECLQSGNPSKSGFASNIDSC
- the LOC106771791 gene encoding ADP-ribosylation factor, translated to MGLSFTKLFSSLFAKKEMRILMVGLDAAGKTTILYKLKLGEIVTTIPTIGFNVETVEYKNISFTVWDVGGQDKIRPLWRHYFQNTQGLIFVVDSNDRDRVVEARDELHRMLNEDELRDAVLLVFANKQDLPNAMNAAEITDKLGLHSLRQRHWYIQSTCATSGEGLYEGLEWLSNNIASKA